In the genome of Pseudomonas sp. LBUM920, one region contains:
- a CDS encoding EamA family transporter — MSLSVFAIILLGAALHATWNAVVKGGADKLLTTCMIASVASLIALAATPFLPLPARESWPFIGGSVILQVLYFVLVASTYRIADMSQTYPIMRGTAPLLVATVSVFVLAEPLSTSAWLGIAVISLGILSMALAPSSGPRKGLVLALINAGVIASYTLIDGLGVRKSGAPVAYTLWIFLLTGVPLATWALASRRTLFCDYLARNWRLGIVGGVGTIASYGLALWAMTAAPIATVSALRETSILFGVVISAWVLKERLTRVRILAACVIAAGAMVLRLG; from the coding sequence ATGAGCCTCAGCGTATTCGCCATCATCCTTTTGGGCGCCGCGCTCCACGCCACTTGGAACGCCGTGGTCAAAGGCGGCGCCGACAAGCTGTTGACCACCTGCATGATCGCCTCCGTCGCCTCGTTGATCGCGTTGGCCGCCACCCCGTTTCTGCCGCTGCCGGCAAGAGAGAGCTGGCCGTTCATCGGCGGGTCGGTGATTCTCCAAGTGCTGTATTTCGTGCTGGTGGCCTCGACTTACCGCATTGCCGACATGAGCCAGACCTACCCGATCATGCGCGGCACAGCGCCGCTGCTGGTGGCGACGGTGAGCGTGTTTGTGTTGGCCGAGCCGCTCTCGACCTCCGCCTGGCTTGGCATTGCGGTGATCTCACTGGGCATCTTGAGCATGGCCCTGGCGCCTTCTTCAGGGCCAAGAAAAGGCTTGGTTCTGGCGCTGATCAACGCCGGCGTGATCGCCAGCTACACCCTTATCGACGGCTTGGGCGTGCGCAAGTCCGGTGCGCCTGTGGCCTACACGCTGTGGATTTTCCTGCTGACCGGCGTCCCGCTGGCGACGTGGGCGTTAGCTTCGCGGCGCACGCTGTTCTGTGATTACCTCGCGCGTAACTGGCGCTTGGGCATCGTCGGTGGTGTGGGCACGATCGCCTCGTATGGCCTGGCGCTGTGGGCCATGACCGCAGCCCCCATCGCGACCGTTTCGGCCTTGCGTGAAACGTCGATCCTGTTTGGCGTGGTGATCTCGGCCTGGGTGCTCAAAGAGCGCCTGACCCGCGTGCGCATCCTGGCCGCGTGTGTGATCGCCGCCGGGGCGATGGTGTTGCGCCTGGGATGA
- the ddlA gene encoding D-alanine--D-alanine ligase, translated as MSKVRVGIIFGGRSAEHEVSLQSARNIVDALDRSRFEPVLIGIDKAGHWHLNETSNFLINQENPALIALNQSNRELAVVPGKTSQQVVETCGQSLLEHIDVIFPIVHGTLGEDGCLQGLLRMADLPFVGSDVLGSAVCMDKDISKRLLRDAGIAVTPFITLTRRNAASSAFDTAVNKLGLPMFVKPANQGSSVGVSKVTNEAEYHAAVELALGFDEKVLVESAVQGREIECAVLGNDNPVASGCGEIVVGSGFYSYDSKYIDAQAAQVVVPADISLEASERIRLLAIEAFELLGCAGLARVDVFLTDDGEVLINEINSLPGFTRISMYPKLWQAAGMSYSELVSRLIELALERHAGRKGLKISR; from the coding sequence ATGAGCAAGGTGCGGGTAGGTATTATTTTTGGTGGCCGTTCGGCCGAGCACGAGGTCTCGCTGCAGTCGGCGCGCAACATCGTCGATGCACTGGACCGCTCGCGCTTCGAGCCGGTTCTGATCGGCATCGACAAGGCCGGCCACTGGCACCTGAACGAAACCTCGAACTTCCTGATCAACCAGGAAAACCCGGCCCTGATCGCTCTCAACCAGTCCAACCGCGAACTGGCGGTGGTGCCGGGCAAGACCAGCCAGCAAGTGGTGGAAACCTGCGGGCAAAGCCTGCTGGAACACATCGATGTGATCTTCCCTATCGTCCACGGCACCCTTGGCGAAGACGGCTGCCTGCAAGGCCTGCTGCGCATGGCGGACCTGCCTTTCGTGGGCTCCGACGTGCTGGGCTCGGCGGTATGCATGGACAAGGACATCAGCAAACGCCTGCTGCGCGATGCCGGTATTGCCGTTACCCCGTTCATCACCCTGACGCGTCGCAACGCGGCGAGTAGCGCTTTTGATACAGCAGTGAACAAGCTTGGCTTGCCGATGTTCGTCAAACCCGCCAACCAGGGTTCCTCGGTGGGCGTGAGTAAAGTCACCAACGAGGCCGAGTACCATGCCGCGGTCGAACTGGCCCTGGGCTTCGATGAAAAAGTGTTGGTGGAGTCCGCTGTCCAGGGGCGTGAAATTGAATGCGCCGTGCTGGGCAACGACAACCCTGTCGCCAGCGGTTGCGGCGAGATCGTGGTGGGCAGCGGTTTCTATTCCTACGACAGCAAATACATCGACGCCCAGGCCGCTCAAGTGGTGGTGCCGGCTGATATCAGCCTTGAGGCCAGTGAGCGTATTCGCCTACTCGCCATTGAAGCGTTTGAGCTACTGGGCTGCGCCGGGTTGGCGCGAGTCGACGTGTTCCTCACCGACGACGGCGAAGTGCTGATCAACGAAATCAACTCACTGCCCGGCTTCACCCGCATCAGCATGTACCCCAAGCTGTGGCAGGCGGCAGGCATGAGCTACAGCGAGTTGGTAAGCCGCTTGATTGAGTTGGCGCTGGAGCGACATGCGGGGCGCAAGGGGCTGAAGATCAGCCGCTGA
- a CDS encoding reverse transcriptase family protein: MLANPLKISKNSVSSRENLCKLLRVTDEFLASVMTLSQEDRYTKKEHVKKAGGISRPIYNPHRFLRKLQKRINIAIFSNHYVIRWPHFIYGSVPNQKNNDAYDSKDYVSCAGRHCGAKSLLKVDVSSFFDNIHQDIVFSIFSNFLKYDEEVSRILTNLCCHNSHLVQGGLTSSYIASLCLYDVEGDVVERLNRKGFIYTRLVDDITVSSKSLNTDFTYALKIISDMLTAKDLPINESKTRVFRTSTEPLTVHGLRVSFNTPRLPADEVGRIRAAVRNLESLADQPGYRTTHGYRHDYNRCMGRVNKLLRVGHNQHKPLLARLNSIKPLPSRRDVNRAKDMVARLEKDFDAKRHTHWYKSRFHRVMERLIVLNRVYDITSKQLRSKLKRLRPESEDIIDKHV, encoded by the coding sequence GTGCTTGCAAACCCACTAAAAATCTCAAAAAACTCTGTTAGTAGTCGCGAAAACTTATGCAAACTCCTGCGCGTAACGGATGAGTTTCTTGCTTCTGTTATGACATTGAGTCAAGAGGATCGATATACCAAAAAAGAGCATGTTAAAAAAGCAGGTGGGATAAGTCGTCCTATTTACAATCCTCACAGATTCTTAAGAAAGCTCCAAAAAAGAATAAATATTGCAATTTTCTCCAATCACTACGTAATTCGTTGGCCGCACTTCATATACGGTTCAGTACCAAACCAGAAAAATAATGATGCGTATGATAGTAAGGATTATGTTTCTTGCGCAGGAAGGCACTGCGGTGCAAAAAGCCTTTTAAAAGTGGATGTGTCGAGTTTTTTTGATAATATTCATCAGGATATAGTTTTCTCTATATTTAGTAATTTTCTTAAGTATGATGAAGAAGTGTCTAGAATTCTTACCAATTTGTGTTGCCACAACTCACATCTTGTCCAGGGCGGCTTAACATCAAGTTACATCGCATCTTTGTGCTTGTATGATGTTGAAGGCGATGTTGTCGAGCGGCTCAATAGGAAGGGGTTTATATATACTAGATTGGTAGACGATATAACTGTGTCGTCAAAATCGCTAAACACCGATTTTACGTATGCGCTCAAAATTATTAGCGATATGTTGACCGCTAAAGACCTACCTATAAACGAGAGTAAGACTAGAGTATTCAGGACCTCAACGGAACCATTAACCGTTCATGGATTGAGAGTTAGTTTCAATACTCCGCGACTTCCTGCTGATGAGGTGGGCAGGATTAGAGCAGCCGTTCGCAACTTAGAGTCCCTCGCAGACCAGCCAGGTTATCGAACTACCCACGGCTACAGGCATGATTATAATCGCTGCATGGGCAGGGTAAATAAGCTCCTTCGAGTCGGCCATAATCAACACAAACCGCTTCTTGCACGACTGAATTCTATTAAGCCTTTACCTTCAAGGCGCGATGTGAATCGGGCTAAAGATATGGTTGCACGCTTGGAAAAAGACTTTGATGCGAAAAGGCATACGCACTGGTACAAGTCTAGATTTCATCGGGTTATGGAACGGTTGATAGTTTTAAATCGTGTATATGACATAACATCCAAGCAGTTAAGGTCAAAGTTGAAAAGGTTGAGGCCGGAAAGTGAGGATATAATTGATAAGCATGTATAG
- the ggt gene encoding gamma-glutamyltransferase yields MNGVQRVFSISRRQLSMIAAALALAGCHTPVNEQPPAPELGSGYRTDLTTRHAERHMAAAANPLAAEAGREMLRQGGSAIDAAIAMQAVLTLVEPQSSGIGGGAFIMLWDGKTVHAYDGRETAPAGATERLFLKADGTPMAFPEAQIGGRSVGTPGVLRALEMAHKKTGHLQWAKLFEPAIRLSEQGFAISPRLHALIAADRYIAQSPEMAAYFLNADGTPKAAGTLLKNPALANVFKRIAKEGPDALYQGPIADEIARKVQGNRNAGSLSQADLKGYTAKERTPLCTDYKRYQVCGMPPPSSGGIAVAQILGTLQALETRDPRLAIAPMKPVKSTSPAGLEPTPEAVHLLAEAGRLAFADRGLYVADADFVPVPTAGLIAPDYLAKRATLIGDRSMGIAKPGTPAGIQVAYAPDRSPLRISTSQVVAVDDLGGAVSMTTTVEAAFGSHVMVQGFLLNNQMTDFSFIPEENGQPVANRVEPGKRPRSAMAPTLVFDRKSGELLATVGSPGGSQIIEYVSKSLVAMLDWNLDPQAAISLPNFGSRNGATELEAGMFSPELKQALRDKGHALSEIDMTSGVQAIVRTPDAQGKASLSGGADPRREGEAVGD; encoded by the coding sequence ATGAACGGAGTTCAGCGCGTGTTTTCGATTTCCCGCCGTCAACTGTCAATGATTGCCGCCGCCCTCGCCCTGGCTGGCTGCCATACCCCCGTCAATGAACAACCGCCCGCGCCGGAGCTGGGTTCGGGTTATCGCACCGACCTCACCACCCGCCACGCCGAGCGCCATATGGCCGCCGCCGCCAACCCGCTGGCTGCCGAAGCCGGGCGCGAAATGCTGCGCCAGGGCGGCTCGGCCATCGACGCGGCGATTGCGATGCAGGCCGTGTTGACCCTGGTGGAGCCGCAATCATCCGGCATCGGCGGCGGCGCGTTCATCATGCTGTGGGACGGCAAAACCGTGCACGCGTATGACGGCCGCGAGACGGCGCCCGCGGGAGCTACCGAACGCTTGTTCCTTAAAGCCGACGGCACGCCGATGGCATTTCCCGAGGCGCAGATTGGCGGGCGTTCGGTTGGCACGCCAGGCGTGTTACGCGCGCTGGAGATGGCACACAAAAAGACCGGCCACCTGCAATGGGCCAAGCTGTTTGAACCGGCGATTCGGCTGTCCGAGCAAGGCTTCGCGATTTCCCCGCGCCTGCACGCGCTGATCGCTGCCGACCGTTACATCGCGCAATCGCCCGAGATGGCGGCGTATTTTCTGAATGCCGACGGCACGCCCAAAGCCGCCGGCACGCTGTTGAAAAACCCGGCGTTGGCCAACGTGTTCAAGCGCATCGCCAAGGAAGGTCCGGACGCGTTGTACCAGGGGCCGATTGCCGATGAGATCGCACGCAAGGTCCAGGGCAACCGCAACGCGGGCAGCCTGTCGCAGGCGGACCTCAAGGGCTACACCGCCAAGGAGCGCACGCCACTGTGCACCGACTACAAGCGCTATCAGGTGTGCGGCATGCCACCGCCGTCGTCGGGCGGGATTGCTGTCGCGCAGATCCTCGGTACGTTGCAGGCATTGGAAACCCGCGACCCGCGCTTGGCCATCGCACCGATGAAGCCGGTCAAAAGCACATCGCCTGCCGGCCTTGAGCCCACACCTGAAGCCGTGCACCTGCTGGCCGAAGCCGGTCGCCTGGCCTTCGCCGACCGTGGGTTGTACGTGGCCGACGCCGACTTCGTGCCGGTGCCGACCGCAGGCCTGATCGCCCCGGACTACCTGGCCAAACGCGCCACACTGATCGGCGACCGCAGCATGGGCATCGCCAAGCCAGGCACGCCTGCGGGCATCCAGGTGGCGTACGCGCCGGACCGCTCGCCCTTGCGCATCTCGACCTCGCAAGTGGTGGCGGTGGATGACCTGGGCGGCGCCGTGTCGATGACCACCACGGTGGAAGCGGCGTTTGGTTCACACGTCATGGTTCAGGGCTTTTTGCTGAACAACCAGATGACTGACTTCTCGTTCATCCCCGAAGAAAACGGCCAGCCAGTGGCCAACCGTGTCGAGCCGGGCAAACGCCCGCGCTCGGCCATGGCGCCGACGCTGGTGTTCGACCGCAAGAGCGGCGAGTTGCTGGCCACCGTCGGATCGCCGGGCGGTTCGCAGATCATCGAGTATGTGAGTAAATCCCTGGTGGCGATGCTCGACTGGAACCTCGACCCGCAAGCGGCCATCAGCTTGCCCAACTTTGGTAGCCGTAACGGCGCCACCGAGCTTGAGGCCGGGATGTTCAGCCCCGAGTTGAAGCAGGCGCTGAGGGACAAAGGCCATGCACTGAGCGAGATTGATATGACCAGCGGCGTGCAGGCCATCGTTCGCACGCCAGACGCCCAGGGTAAGGCGTCGCTGAGCGGCGGCGCCGACCCTCGGCGCGAAGGCGAAGCGGTCGGCGACTGA
- a CDS encoding GNAT family N-acetyltransferase — protein MNTHFPTHGIATERLILQAAQPSHARALHTYLLQNRAYLQPWEPTRDDDFFALDAITQRLETMAEKTASGEALHLLIQRDGQIIGACNFTHIVRGAFQACHLGYALDESAQGQGLMHEALKAAIAYGFDAMKLHRIMANYRPENARSARLLERLGFEREGQARAYLKINGVWADHVLTSLINHAESD, from the coding sequence GTGAACACGCACTTCCCCACCCACGGCATTGCCACCGAACGGCTGATACTGCAAGCCGCCCAGCCGTCTCACGCTCGCGCCCTGCACACCTACCTGCTGCAAAACCGCGCTTACCTGCAACCCTGGGAACCCACGCGCGACGATGACTTCTTTGCACTTGACGCCATCACTCAACGCCTCGAAACCATGGCCGAAAAGACCGCCAGCGGCGAAGCGCTGCACCTGCTGATACAGCGCGACGGTCAGATCATCGGCGCCTGCAATTTCACCCACATCGTGCGCGGTGCGTTTCAAGCCTGCCACCTGGGCTATGCGCTGGACGAATCGGCTCAGGGCCAGGGGCTGATGCACGAAGCGCTGAAGGCTGCGATTGCCTATGGGTTCGATGCCATGAAACTGCATCGAATCATGGCCAACTACCGCCCCGAAAATGCACGCAGTGCACGCCTGCTGGAACGGCTGGGGTTTGAGCGCGAGGGTCAAGCGCGGGCCTATCTCAAGATTAACGGCGTGTGGGCGGACCACGTGTTGACGTCGCTGATCAACCACGCAGAGAGCGACTGA
- the pgeF gene encoding peptidoglycan editing factor PgeF, which yields MQQANNLGAIPGVDHGFCSINDPLRPDGVFICKQVHSASVIQWQAEQVANTIEADGVFTHASAPIAVITADCLPILIAAHSGDRVAAVHGGWKGLQGGIIANAVKQLAAEGIAVDQLRVAIGPSIKPCCYEVSAEFIAQFQASQGHVWRDGQAPWCFEQPTPRLSPQIAPPHARQAGSAWFDLSGYGVMLLQAAGLEREQIDVSEVCTYCTSPTFASYRRRTHHPEEPKTLIYSWIARKT from the coding sequence TTGCAACAGGCAAACAATCTCGGCGCCATCCCCGGCGTCGACCACGGTTTTTGTTCGATCAATGATCCATTGCGGCCGGACGGGGTGTTCATCTGCAAGCAGGTGCACAGTGCTTCGGTGATCCAATGGCAGGCGGAACAGGTGGCCAATACCATTGAGGCAGACGGCGTGTTCACGCACGCGTCTGCGCCAATTGCAGTGATCACCGCTGACTGCCTGCCCATTCTTATCGCCGCACACAGTGGTGATCGGGTTGCCGCCGTGCATGGCGGCTGGAAGGGTCTGCAAGGGGGAATCATCGCCAACGCGGTGAAACAATTGGCTGCCGAGGGCATTGCCGTTGACCAGTTGCGGGTGGCGATCGGGCCGTCGATCAAGCCGTGTTGTTATGAAGTGAGCGCCGAGTTTATCGCGCAATTTCAGGCGAGCCAGGGCCACGTGTGGCGTGACGGTCAGGCGCCATGGTGCTTCGAGCAACCGACGCCACGGCTGTCACCGCAGATTGCACCGCCCCACGCGCGGCAAGCGGGAAGTGCGTGGTTCGACTTGAGTGGTTACGGGGTGATGCTGTTGCAAGCGGCGGGCCTTGAGCGTGAGCAGATCGACGTCAGCGAGGTGTGCACGTATTGCACATCACCGACCTTCGCCAGCTACCGCAGGAGAACTCACCACCCTGAGGAGCCAAAGACGCTGATCTATTCGTGGATCGCCCGCAAAACCTGA
- a CDS encoding LysE family transporter — protein sequence MLFSDLPYVAPLLSLGLLWTVAVVTPGPNFFNTAQLAASCSRRHGVVASAGVATGTVIWGLAGGLGIKSLFTAAPMLYLAFKIIGGCYLIYLGLKLFKRSAPTASQTVLPDEPTRSLFFAWRFGLLGNLSNPKAALFVATAFASTMPPSPSPTLLALAVITMATLSFSWYTSVALVFSSERMANLYSRSRKWLDRFAGGCYLLFGAHLVANR from the coding sequence ATGCTGTTCTCCGATCTGCCGTATGTCGCGCCGTTGTTGTCGCTGGGGCTGCTTTGGACCGTCGCGGTGGTGACGCCGGGGCCGAACTTCTTCAATACTGCCCAACTGGCGGCGAGCTGTTCGCGTCGGCATGGCGTGGTGGCGTCTGCCGGAGTGGCCACGGGCACGGTGATCTGGGGGCTGGCGGGCGGTTTGGGCATCAAGTCGCTGTTCACTGCGGCGCCCATGCTCTATCTGGCATTCAAGATCATCGGTGGCTGCTACCTGATCTACCTGGGGCTGAAACTGTTCAAGCGTTCGGCGCCAACCGCGAGCCAGACAGTGTTGCCCGACGAACCCACGCGCTCGCTGTTCTTTGCCTGGCGCTTCGGTCTGCTGGGCAACTTGTCCAACCCCAAGGCCGCGCTGTTCGTCGCCACGGCCTTCGCTTCGACCATGCCGCCTTCACCGTCGCCGACATTGTTGGCCCTGGCGGTGATTACCATGGCCACCTTGTCATTCAGTTGGTACACCAGCGTAGCCCTGGTGTTTTCCAGCGAGCGCATGGCCAATCTCTACAGCCGTTCACGCAAGTGGCTCGACCGGTTTGCCGGTGGGTGCTACCTGTTGTTCGGCGCACATCTGGTAGCGAATCGCTGA
- a CDS encoding retron Ec48 family effector membrane protein yields MRDAFLGQHPYFKYLIILLASIGMIGFCIFLTVFVTIFFAGQLYSLPLCFSNKCFISLYENYSSAFAVAKSTLDLIVLIATVGAIFVALLSYLSTLKSSYFTNHISHLSLFQSFFVEEVRKRDLLSISSFDPHKIYSLIYSNSRSGDMSLSETYFEFIGKVNKVISDSNFNSYKATKGPFIYKDHQAEMISTLKGIGFNLQFMPKKDFYEIESQVLSLLDSISKSFCGGDARTKLEPRMYR; encoded by the coding sequence ATGAGAGATGCTTTTTTAGGTCAGCATCCATATTTTAAATACTTGATTATTTTGCTCGCTTCGATCGGGATGATAGGGTTTTGTATTTTTTTGACGGTTTTCGTTACGATTTTTTTTGCTGGTCAGCTTTACTCATTACCACTTTGTTTTTCTAATAAGTGCTTTATAAGTCTGTATGAGAACTATAGCTCGGCCTTTGCAGTTGCTAAGTCGACACTGGATCTTATTGTCCTCATTGCAACGGTCGGTGCAATTTTTGTTGCGTTGCTCAGTTACTTGTCTACATTAAAGTCTTCATATTTCACAAATCACATATCTCATCTATCGCTATTTCAGAGTTTTTTTGTTGAGGAGGTCAGAAAGAGAGACTTGCTTTCAATATCTTCGTTTGATCCTCATAAAATATACAGCCTTATTTATTCTAACTCAAGAAGTGGTGATATGTCTTTGTCTGAGACTTACTTTGAGTTTATCGGTAAGGTGAATAAGGTTATTTCTGACTCTAATTTTAACTCATATAAAGCTACAAAGGGTCCGTTTATTTACAAGGATCACCAAGCAGAAATGATCAGTACCTTAAAAGGGATTGGGTTTAACCTTCAGTTTATGCCAAAGAAAGATTTCTACGAAATTGAAAGCCAGGTGCTTTCGTTACTTGACTCAATTTCAAAGTCTTTCTGCGGAGGTGATGCCAGAACTAAGCTTGAGCCCCGTATGTACAGATAG
- a CDS encoding PhzF family phenazine biosynthesis protein, with protein MKLDIYQVDAFSQHPFGGNPAAVCPLTEWLPDEQLQNIAAENNLSETAYFVPRGDFYELRWFTPEVEVDLCGHATLAAAWVLIHQLADAPHVLRFATRSGELRVTRNGDELAMDFPAKQPQRCEPPSGMLSALGIEHAEVFATDDYLVLVDDEAQVAALTPDFARLKGLPKRGIAVTAKSTRFDFVSRWFGPNVGVNEDPVTGSAHTSLAPFWAERLGKSQLTAEQGGKRRGQLRCELKDDRVIISGHAVLYLQGTIYL; from the coding sequence ATGAAACTGGATATCTATCAAGTCGATGCTTTCAGCCAACACCCCTTCGGCGGCAACCCGGCGGCAGTCTGTCCGCTCACCGAGTGGCTGCCCGACGAGCAACTGCAGAATATCGCGGCTGAAAACAACCTCTCCGAAACCGCCTACTTCGTACCCCGTGGCGATTTCTATGAGTTGCGCTGGTTCACCCCGGAGGTCGAAGTGGACCTGTGTGGCCATGCCACGCTGGCCGCAGCCTGGGTGCTGATTCATCAATTGGCGGATGCACCGCACGTCTTGCGCTTTGCCACCCGCAGCGGCGAGCTTCGCGTGACGCGCAATGGCGACGAACTGGCGATGGACTTCCCGGCCAAACAGCCCCAGCGCTGCGAGCCGCCAAGCGGCATGTTGAGCGCATTGGGGATTGAGCATGCCGAGGTGTTTGCCACCGACGACTACCTCGTGCTGGTCGACGACGAAGCTCAAGTCGCCGCCCTGACGCCGGACTTCGCGCGCCTCAAGGGCCTGCCCAAACGCGGGATTGCGGTGACGGCCAAAAGCACGCGGTTTGATTTTGTATCCCGTTGGTTCGGCCCCAACGTGGGCGTCAATGAAGACCCGGTCACAGGTTCGGCGCACACCTCGCTGGCGCCCTTCTGGGCCGAGCGTTTGGGTAAGTCGCAGTTGACCGCCGAACAAGGCGGCAAGCGCCGTGGGCAACTGCGTTGCGAGCTCAAGGACGACCGCGTGATTATCTCCGGCCACGCGGTGCTCTACCTGCAAGGCACGATATACCTGTAA